The Candidatus Methylacidiphilales bacterium genome includes the window GGGGGCGAAACAAAAAAGGCAGGGCGGATGGAACAGAAGGAAACAAAGATAAGAAAGCAAGGCAGAGATGGGTTACTGCCGGATGATGTATAGCCACGAACATCAGTTCGTGTATTGCGGAAAGGGAAGGGACCAAAAGAACGGATGTTCCTGGCTACAACACTTATGTCAGCACAGCCTCCGGCTTTCAGCCCCCACTTAAAACTTAATTCTTAAAACTTAAAACTCGCCCACCCCCATCACCCCCGTCCGGGGGGAGGCACGATGGCAGGGGCGGCCACCATGGTCCGTTGGACAGGCAATGAGGTCACCAGATCGGGCGGATAGGCCTCGGAGGACATTTCGCTCAGGTCCATACCTTCCACCTGCTGGATGTCGGTGGCGCGGTTGCCGAGGGTCTTCTCCAAAATCATGAAGGTGGTGTAGCCCATGATCCCGACCGCGACCACGCAGGTCACAGTGCCGATGACTTGGGCCACGAACTGGCCGCCATCGCCGTAGAAAAGTCCGGCCACGTTGCCGTCCACTCCGTTGAATCCGGCGCCGTATTTGCCGTTGGCAAAGAGACCTAGGGCCAGAACGCCCCAAGCCCCATTGAACCCGTGGACCGAGACCGCGCCCACCGGGTCGTCGATGCGCCATTTTTCCTCAACGATGTAGGCGGCAAAGACCACCAAAACCCCGGCAACCAGTCCGATAAACACAGCGGCCCAGGAATCGACGAAGGCGCAGGGTGCGGTGATGGCGACGAGGCCGGCCAACATCCCGTTGCACATGAAGCTGGGGTCGGGTTTGGAAAAACGGATCCAGGTGGTGATCATGCCGGTCAGAGCTCCGGCGGCCGAAGCCAGCATGGTGTTCACCGCGATGACCCCGATTTGAACATCCATCCCGGCGAGGGTGGAGCCGGCGTTGAAGCCGAACCAACCGAAGGCGAGGATGAACGTGCCGATCACACCCATGGGGATGTTGTGACCGGGGATAGGGTTGGCCGTGCCATCGGCGTTGTACTTCCCTACCCGCGGACCGAGGATATAGGCGCCGACCAGAGCCAGCGTGCCCCCGCACAGGTGGACCACCGACGAACCGGCAAAGTCGACATGGCCATGGCCCAAGCCGAAGTTCTTGCCCAAAGCTGCCAACCACCCCCCACCCCAGACCCAACCGGCATAGAGCGGGTAGATAAGGGCGCCCACGACGAAGGCATAAACGACAAAGGGCATAAATTTCCACCGCTCAGCCATCGCTCCGGTCGGAACCGTGGCCGTGGTGTCCATGAACACCATCTGGAAAAGAAAAAGGCTGAAGATTGCCCCGGAAAACATCTCGGGCGGGAGGCAAAACCCGGATAGCCCGGCGATCTGGAAGGTTTTTCCGAACAGGTCGAAGGCCAAAGCTTTATTGAGATTCTGGGCAATGTCGGGACCGAGCGTCGCGACCGCTCCGGCGGAGGTTTCCGCTGCCGTGCCTCCCATTTGTATGGCAAATCCACACACCCAGTAACCCAGCATGGCCAGTCCGTAGACCATGAAATTCATCGACATGGTGTGGGCGGCATTTTTGGCCCGGGTGAAACCGGTTTCCACCGCGGCGAATCCCGCCTGCATGAACATGACCAAGAAGCCGCATAGGAGGGTCCACATCAGGTTGATGGCGAGGGTTTGGGCGGTGGAACTGGCGGCCAACGCGGCAAGGTCGATCTTGCCCGTCTCCACCACCGGCCCGGAGGAGGCCGGAGCCGGGGTTGTGACGCCGAGCTTGGCCACTTGTTCCTGCAATTGGACCAATTGTTGGCGGACGCCCTCGGTGCCCTCGGGGGTTTTTTCAGCAACCGCTTTTTCCAAAGCCGCGATGCGATCCTGCATGCCCCGCAACTGCTCCCCGGTGGAAGCGGAAATGCCGCTCTGCATGATCAGCTTCTGCAGATCGATGGTGTCCCTCTGCATCTGGCGGATTTCCGACTGCAGCTCGGAGGCTTTATCTCCGGCAGATTGTTGGGCTTGGAGGGAACTGGAAAAACCGGCCCAAGCCACCAGGACCAGACACACGACTGCGGACAATGATTTCATAAATGGAATAAAAGCACGTTGCGTGCCAGCGCGTTCATTCATGCACCGGCTTGCCCCGCCAGTAGCGCACCTGCTTCGGCGCCGCACTGGCTTCGGGGGCGGCGGAATCAACCGGAGATGGCGGTTCCACCGTCGCTGCCGGGGCACCCGCACCGGGAAGGATTTCGATCAGGCCGAGCAGGCGAAATTTTGCCAGCGTGGCCCGCAGGTCCACCGGGTTCAGTCCCGCCCGCTGGGCGATTTCCAGGACCGTGACCACCCCGTCACACTGGAGTAGCACCGAAAGCTCTTCCGGGGTGGCCTCCAGGCCGTCCAATACCTTGCCGGGCAGGTAGCGCGGCACCTCATGTCCCGCGGGCGCCGCCTTGCGCAGGGCCTGCAATTCCTCGACTTGTTCCTTGACCATGTCGATCAACGCCGGAGTCGGATATTGGGCCAGTGTTTGTTCCGGACTGCTGACCCCGGCTTCGAAAGCGAATGAGCCCTCATTCATGCGGCAGATTTCCTTCAGCGCATCCAGTCCGCTGAATCGCCCCAGGGTCGCATGAACCCACTTGCCCATCTGGAAGTAACATCCCCCGGTCGCGACCGAATCGGTCATGTTCATGAGGTGCAATTGCCCCGTCTGGTTGGAGGAGGACAACAAACGGAACACTTCCACAATACTGACCTGATCGAGAGAACCCTTAAGCATAAATGATGTTTTTTGAAACTAACTGTATTGAACCCTAAAAAGCACAGTTCCCATCCACGATTGCTGGTAAAAACGCGCTTTTGGTGCATAATTCAGCATAAACCATACCCGAACGGCACAAACCGTGCTTCTTAGGAGAAGATCGTGATCTCGCCCATGCCCAGAACCCTTCATGTCGGACTTGCCCTGTGGCCGCGCAAGTCCGCCCAATGGTTTGAACTCGGCTTGAAAACCTCGCCGGATATCCGGGTTTGCCACTTATCCAGTGAGGCGCTCGAATCGGCGACGAAACTCGATCTTCTGGTCATGGACGGCGACCAGCCGGGTCCCGGTTTTCTGGGCAATTACCACGCCTATCTGAAAAGCTTCGGCATCTGTGATCTGGTCGTGCTCGGTCAGCCGGGTTGCCCGTCTTTGATGAACTTGGAGTGGGAACCCGCACGCACCTTCTTCATCGCCAAGCCCTACCTCATCGAGGACGCCCTCAAAACCGTCCAAAACCGTCTGGGTGAAATCGTCCTGCGTGAATCCCAGGTGGCCGTGCCTCCCCCACCTCCCGGCGGCACGGTATCCCCCCAACGCGAAGCCCCCATCAGCAAGGGCAAATCCCTCGGCTACCTCTCGACCCTCCGCTTGGCCGACCTGATCCAGATGCTCTGCCTGAGCAACTGGACCGGGAAAATCGACATCGAAAATCTCGCCAGTGGCGAACGGGGCTATGTCTTCATGGAAGACGGCCACATCCGCGACAGCCGTCACAACCAGCACCAAGGCGAACACGCCTGCCACCAAATGCTGAATTGGGGGCGCTGCAACTTTGAATTCACCGAAGACCTGCGCCCGGAAACCACCACTGTCCATAACCCCTGGCAGCAGATCCTGCTCGAAGGGGCCAGAATCTTCGACGAAGGTCTGCTCAAGTAGGACTCCCGCAGAACCGTTGGCAACAAAAGGCCCCGGACCGGCGACCGCACAGGGATTGACCGGGGCAGTCTGTATCCCTACAGTGTATCCATGCGCTGCCAGTTCATCATGGCCCTGGGGTTGATGCCGATTTTCGGCTTGTCCGCCCAGACCGCCCAGCCTGCATCCGCGGACAGTCTGCCCGCCCTTCCCTCTGTCCAACCCACCTACTCCCCCGAGAATCCCCGGATCTCGACCACTCTTCCCTCCTCCGAAAGCAATTTCAACACCCCCCAAACTTCCCGACGTATGCCCACTCAGGAAGAGTTGGAAAAAGTGCGCAAGGACCGCAATTGGATGGTCGAGGGCATGAAAGAACAACAGGCCGCGCGCAACAGCGAAGCCGCCGCCAACCGCCAGAACACCGACATGTCCGACTCCATCATCGACATGGTCCTGAATAAAAAGAAAAAAACGGATTTGCAGAAGACTCCCGCCACGCGCAACACGCCCCCCACCCAGGAAACCAACAACTCCCCTGAAAAAAAAGCGGGCACGACCAACACCTTCAAGCCCGCCCTTTCCTCCAACGCCTACGAATCCTCGAGTCCGGGCGATACCGGAGCCATCAAGCTCCCCGACAACTTGATGTCCTCCATCCTCCAGGATGAGCGCGCTGCGGCCAAACAGGCCGGATTCCGCGAAAACACCGCCAAACGCACAGGCAAAAAGAACGGTTTGGCAGCCCTCGATGCCCTCAACAATCCCTTCTCCAACCTTCCCATTCCCGAAGACGCCCTTCCCCAAAACCCCAACTCCCTCTCCGCCTCCAGCGCCCGCAACGACCCCTTCCAGGCACCTGCCGCCCCCAACATCAACCCGATGATGGCGCAGGAAAAAACCAACGCCTTCCAACCCTCCGTCACCGCCGGCGCTTCCCCTTCAACGGGCACCGCCGGCACCATGGCCACGCCCACCACCCCGGGCGCCATCGCCATCGCCCCGGCCGGACCCGCCGCCCCCAAAGTCGCGGTGGAGCAACCCTACACCATCCTCCGCGAACAGGAATTGATCCGCCGCCAGCAACAGAGCACCAGCAACCGCCCCAAAGTCCAGGATCTGCGCAGCCCCATCCCCGACCCCTCCGAAGCCCGCTTGTTCTGATCCTGCCTCTGTCCTTTGGGTCATTCCCCCCTGATCTCCACCCCCGATCCATCATTCTGGATCAGGTGCAGCGCGCGGCATCCCGCACCAAGGCCAGCACGACCTCGGCCAATCGTGGTTCCCCACCCAGCGCCCGGGCATACCAAATCCTTCTCCCGTGCAAGTGGGTGGGATTGCGGAAACCTTCCTCCCGCACATTCGCGCTGATCCCCAGCATCACTGGAATGTCCTCGAAGCTGTGCAACCCGTCGGAAATGAAATACGGCACCACCACCACCTGCCGGCAATCGGTCAGCACCGGCCAATCCTTCAAAAACGGCGCCTCTTCCATGAAGGCCCCCTGGCAATCCCCGTAAAGTCCCAACGCCCGCAGCCTTCCCACCACGTCCATCACCACCGCCTTCGAATTCGGATTGCGCGGGGTGCCATGGCCCGCCACCAACAGACACGTCGTCGCCGGATCCACCGGCGTTCCCGCCAGCACCGCTTGGGCGCTTTTCAACAGCGCCTCCAGCATGTAAGGGTGCCCCCCGATGGGGTCGCAATACACGATCTCCCGCCCCTGCCGGCTGGTCACGCGACCCTCCAAACCAAACTCGCGCGGCAGGATTTCATTCGTGAAATAACCCTCCGCTGTGAACAAAGGGACGATGTAGACCTTGCGTGCGCGCACCGCCGCCAGGGCTTCCCGGAACGAGGGCTGTTCCTTCCACAAGCCGACGTGAACTTCGGCGAAATGCCCCATCGCTTTGATTCGCTCCGCCTGCTCCCAGGCCGGACGGCTGGAATCCCCATTCACCGTCGAACCGTGCCCGGCCAGAATCAGGGCTGCATCGGAAAATTCGGCCATGCCCCACCCTTAGCCCCGCTCTGGCCGTACGCAATGCCCGCATTCACCCGCGCGACCGCCATGCCCGCACCCATGAGGGAAAATCACAACCCAGGCACTGGCGATGGTCGCTCAGGCAGAAATCCTGGTAAATCTGGATCAGTCCCTCCTGCTCCAGGAATTTCAGTCCCGCGGGGCGGCGGCGCCCGAAAAGCCGCACCGAAGCCCGGTGCTCCGCGAAATTTTCCGTAGCCGCCGGCGCCGCTTCCAATACCGCCCGCACCCGCTCCGGTGCATCAGCCCAGGCCGCGGGCCAGGCTGTGTTGAACAAAAAAGATCGCACCCGGCCGGGGCCCACCAAGGCCAACGGCTTCGACAACACCCGACCACTCCAGGCCAGCCGCCTGCTCCAAAACGGGTGTTCCAATGTCTCCAGCAATGTCCCGATCCCCTCGGTATCCGCGGCTGCCACCCCGCGCATCAAGCGCCCCCACATCCCCGCCCCACCCACGGCCGAAAGAACCGCCATCCTGCGCTCCGGACGGTTGACCGGTCGCTGCCCCCTTCGCACCCAACGGCCTGCAGGCAATTCCGGATCCCCCTCCCCTCCGCGCTTCCGCCACCAAAGATCCCAAACCCGCCTCGGCCATTCCTTGCCCGGCCCGGCTCCCAATCGGTCGGGCAACAACCCGGCCACCCCATAAAGCCATGCCTCGCGTTCCAAACCAGTCCGCCAACCCACCACCCGGGAGATCGGCAAGCGGCGCGCCAGCCAACCGAAAGCATCCCGGTTGGCCGCATACCCCAGCGCATCCGCCAAACCCTGCCATAGCGCCTGATCCCTCCCGACCAGGTTTTCCCGCGCCCGGAACCGTTCCACCCTGCGGAAAAAACGGAACCACCCCGCTTCGCGCATCAAGCCCCGTCGCTCTTCTTCGGACAATCGGGCCAGTTCCTCATGGCAACGGCCCAGCCGGGCCCCCGCTTCCCGCTCCGCCGCCGTGCTCCGGAAGGCCCGCCGCGCTTCCATCAGGCTTCCCTTCAATTGCGGGGCCAAAACCACCTGGCGCACCCGCCCACCCGCGCTGTTCAACGGGAAAAAAGACTCCGGCCCCGCCTGCCAGACCACATGCAGAATCACCGGATCATACTGCCGGTCCCGGTCATGGTGGTGCCGCGTCCAGTCCCGGGGCTCCAAATGCACTTCCACCGCCCCGCACTCCACCACCCCCGCTCCCGTGCGGATGGCGGCATGGGAAAAATCCGGACCTCCCCCCTTGTTCCAAAAACCGGGTTGCAATACCTCCACTTCTTCCCCCTCCGTCGTTCTCAAGGGCGAACGATACGCCTGCTCGAACCACAGGCGTTGGACCTCCATCTCGTCCAAGGGCTCCCCTCCCGGCTCCTCGCGCAGCACCCAGCCCCGGTATTGCGAACCGGGTCCTTTTTCATTAATGTGAATCCCGAACGCCACACCGACGATCTAACCGCCATGTATTTTCCTTGCCAATCCCTAAAGACAATCCGGGCCGCTGCCGGTCTCGCCGCCCTCACCGCCATCCTTCTGGCCTTCTCCGCCCCCGCGGCCCGGGCCCTCACACCCGAGGAAGAACCCGTCGTCCAAGTGG containing:
- a CDS encoding ammonium transporter — its product is MKSLSAVVCLVLVAWAGFSSSLQAQQSAGDKASELQSEIRQMQRDTIDLQKLIMQSGISASTGEQLRGMQDRIAALEKAVAEKTPEGTEGVRQQLVQLQEQVAKLGVTTPAPASSGPVVETGKIDLAALAASSTAQTLAINLMWTLLCGFLVMFMQAGFAAVETGFTRAKNAAHTMSMNFMVYGLAMLGYWVCGFAIQMGGTAAETSAGAVATLGPDIAQNLNKALAFDLFGKTFQIAGLSGFCLPPEMFSGAIFSLFLFQMVFMDTTATVPTGAMAERWKFMPFVVYAFVVGALIYPLYAGWVWGGGWLAALGKNFGLGHGHVDFAGSSVVHLCGGTLALVGAYILGPRVGKYNADGTANPIPGHNIPMGVIGTFILAFGWFGFNAGSTLAGMDVQIGVIAVNTMLASAAGALTGMITTWIRFSKPDPSFMCNGMLAGLVAITAPCAFVDSWAAVFIGLVAGVLVVFAAYIVEEKWRIDDPVGAVSVHGFNGAWGVLALGLFANGKYGAGFNGVDGNVAGLFYGDGGQFVAQVIGTVTCVVAVGIMGYTTFMILEKTLGNRATDIQQVEGMDLSEMSSEAYPPDLVTSLPVQRTMVAAPAIVPPPGRG
- a CDS encoding DUF4388 domain-containing protein, which produces MLKGSLDQVSIVEVFRLLSSSNQTGQLHLMNMTDSVATGGCYFQMGKWVHATLGRFSGLDALKEICRMNEGSFAFEAGVSSPEQTLAQYPTPALIDMVKEQVEELQALRKAAPAGHEVPRYLPGKVLDGLEATPEELSVLLQCDGVVTVLEIAQRAGLNPVDLRATLAKFRLLGLIEILPGAGAPAATVEPPSPVDSAAPEASAAPKQVRYWRGKPVHE
- a CDS encoding DUF4388 domain-containing protein produces the protein MPRTLHVGLALWPRKSAQWFELGLKTSPDIRVCHLSSEALESATKLDLLVMDGDQPGPGFLGNYHAYLKSFGICDLVVLGQPGCPSLMNLEWEPARTFFIAKPYLIEDALKTVQNRLGEIVLRESQVAVPPPPPGGTVSPQREAPISKGKSLGYLSTLRLADLIQMLCLSNWTGKIDIENLASGERGYVFMEDGHIRDSRHNQHQGEHACHQMLNWGRCNFEFTEDLRPETTTVHNPWQQILLEGARIFDEGLLK
- a CDS encoding CbiX/SirB N-terminal domain-containing protein; translation: MAEFSDAALILAGHGSTVNGDSSRPAWEQAERIKAMGHFAEVHVGLWKEQPSFREALAAVRARKVYIVPLFTAEGYFTNEILPREFGLEGRVTSRQGREIVYCDPIGGHPYMLEALLKSAQAVLAGTPVDPATTCLLVAGHGTPRNPNSKAVVMDVVGRLRALGLYGDCQGAFMEEAPFLKDWPVLTDCRQVVVVPYFISDGLHSFEDIPVMLGISANVREEGFRNPTHLHGRRIWYARALGGEPRLAEVVLALVRDAARCT
- a CDS encoding DUF2851 family protein, which produces MAFGIHINEKGPGSQYRGWVLREEPGGEPLDEMEVQRLWFEQAYRSPLRTTEGEEVEVLQPGFWNKGGGPDFSHAAIRTGAGVVECGAVEVHLEPRDWTRHHHDRDRQYDPVILHVVWQAGPESFFPLNSAGGRVRQVVLAPQLKGSLMEARRAFRSTAAEREAGARLGRCHEELARLSEEERRGLMREAGWFRFFRRVERFRARENLVGRDQALWQGLADALGYAANRDAFGWLARRLPISRVVGWRTGLEREAWLYGVAGLLPDRLGAGPGKEWPRRVWDLWWRKRGGEGDPELPAGRWVRRGQRPVNRPERRMAVLSAVGGAGMWGRLMRGVAAADTEGIGTLLETLEHPFWSRRLAWSGRVLSKPLALVGPGRVRSFLFNTAWPAAWADAPERVRAVLEAAPAATENFAEHRASVRLFGRRRPAGLKFLEQEGLIQIYQDFCLSDHRQCLGCDFPSWVRAWRSRG